A genomic region of Miscanthus floridulus cultivar M001 chromosome 3, ASM1932011v1, whole genome shotgun sequence contains the following coding sequences:
- the LOC136547089 gene encoding protein neprosin-like, whose amino-acid sequence MAASARACLVALALVAALILDGAAAEGNAGGRSLTLRQRRRQLLRQRQVRSHLKRLNKAPLATIQSPDGDIIDCVHISKQPALDHPFLMNHSIQMRPAYHPEGLYDESKVASQQNAQTITQMWHQNGRCPENTIPIRRTKEEDVLRASSVRRYGKKKGRSTANPMSVDPDMLNESGHQHAIAYVEGDKYYGAKATINVWQPKIEQANEFSLSQLWILGGSFGQDLNSIEAGWQVSPDLYGDNNTRLFTYWTSDAYQATGCYNLLCSGFIQISNQIAMGASIFPISNYGGSQYDINILVWKDPKEGNWWLQFGNDYVLGYWPSFLFSYLADSASMIEWGGEVVNSEPDGGHTTTQMGSGHFPEEGFGKASYFRNIQVVDSTNNLKAPRGVGTFTEQSNCYDVQNGNNGDWGTYFYYGGPGKNSNCP is encoded by the exons atggcggcgtcggcgagggcgtGCTTGGTTGCGCTGGCCCTGGTGGCGGCGCTCATCCTCGACggagcggcggcggaggggaATGCCGGAGGCCGGTCGCTGACGCTGAGGCAGCGGCGCCGGCAGCTGCTTCGACAGCGGCAGGTGCGCAGCCACCTCAAGCGCCTCAACAAGGCACCCCTCGCCACCATTCAG AGTCCAGATGGAGACATCATAGACTGCGTGCATATCTCCAAGCAACCTGCCTTGGATCACCCCTTCCTCATGAACCACTCCATCCAG ATGCGGCCTGCATACCACCCGGAAGGTCTGTATGATGAGTCCAAGGTTGCGTCGCAGCAGAACGCCCAGACAATCACCCAAATGTGGCACCAGAATGGCAGGTGCCCCGAGAACACGATACCGATCAGGAGGACCAAGGAGGAGGATGTCCTGAGGGCCAGTTCCGTCAGGAGGTATGGCAAGAAGAAGGGCAGGAGTACCGCGAACCCCATGTCGGTTGACCCTGACATGCTCAACGAGAGCGGCCACCAG CATGCCATAGCATATGTGGAGGGGGACAAGTACTATGGCGCCAAGGCTACCATCAATGTGTGGCAACCGAAGATCGAGCAGGCTAATGAGTTTAGCCTGTCCCAGCTCTGGATCTTGGGGGGCTCCTTCGGCCAGGACCTCAACAGCATCGAAGCAGGATGGCAG GTTAGCCCAGACCTGTATGGGGACAACAACACTAGGCTCTTCACCTACTGGACT AGTGATGCGTATCAGGCAACAGGATGCTACAACCTGCTGTGCTCGGGGTTCATCCAGATAAGCAATCAGATCGCCATGGGCGCCAGCATCTTCCCTATCTCCAACTATGGTGGCTCCCAATATGACATCAACATTTTGGTCTGGAAG GACCCAAAGGAGGGCAACTGGTGGTTGCAGTTCGGCAACGACTATGTTCTGGGCTACTGGCCGTCCTTCCTCTTCTCCTACCTGGCCGACAGCGCCTCCATGATCGAGTGGGGCGGCGAGGTGGTGaactcagagcccgacggcggcCACACCACCACGCAGATGGGCAGCGGCCACTTCCCGGAGGAAGGGTTCGGCAAGGCCAGCTACTTTAGGAACATCCAAGTGGTGGACTCGACCAACAACCTCAAGGCGCCGAGGGGAGTGGGAACCTTCACCGAGCAGTCCAATTGCTACGACGTGCAGAACGGCAACAATGGTGATTGGGGCACGTACTTCTACTATGGCGGCCCCGGGAAGAACTCTAACTGTCCATAG